One region of Chanodichthys erythropterus isolate Z2021 chromosome 19, ASM2448905v1, whole genome shotgun sequence genomic DNA includes:
- the msl1b gene encoding male-specific lethal 1 homolog — translation MNMRPECFSKVGLYSNNCDFSPSQTRHPVSVRKELSDSLGDTPDSNRQHLILDKTFGGKAERTSLPLKPGRELAVASEAGSVGTETLSSQAKQMGGEGTPVKSKTPLGQTNTIDNKPEFVSMNSHSNSRDPVGEKSAKGLETMGASHEHSEGKKTNLRKITGHPHAQATCLKQLLLLQLDLIEQQQQQLQSKDKEIDELKSDRDTLLARIERMERRLQLVSKEPRDKRLFQPLERWVPDTDDFWESDLGDSPQTQTSKSSGKVQKRKMNMLETKMQRSRGKSSRMTPQKSDAGETSPCQHDLRSKETPEKTNVVKSSGQTDLHPEGEDSRETEELPYMTTTEMYLCCWQQPPASPLQEECPKKEEDVAIPSWRENIMEPLQEEDAADIPENLDDGVFLKRHAKLELDEKRRKRWDIQRIREQRMLQRLQQRMEKKKTNVQESEPEVSSFHPDLDSVEAILVTPFLPVVAFGRPLPNLPAQNFELPWLDERSRCRIENQKKQTPHRTCRK, via the exons ATGAATATGCGACCTGAATGCTTTTCTAAAGTGGGATTGTACTCAAACAACTGTGACTTCAGCCCATCCCAAACGAGACACCCAGTTAGTGTCCGAAAAGAGCTCAGTGATTCTCTTGGTGACACTCCAGACAGCAACAGACAACATCTGATCTTGGACAAGACCTTTGGTGGGAAAGCTGAACGGACTTCATTGCCTTTAAAGCCTGGCAGAGAGTTGGCTGTGGCTTCAGAGGCTGGCTCTGTGGGCACAGAAACACTGTCATCTCAAGCTAAACAAATGGGGGGTGAAGGCACCCCTGTAAAAAGTAAAACTCCTCTTGGACAGACCAACACCATTGATAACAAGCCAGAGTTTGTATCCATGAATTCACATAGTAATTCTAGAGACCCTGTGGGTGAGAAAAGTGCCAAAGGGTTAGAGACCATGGGGGCATCACATGAACACTCGGAGGGTAAAAAGACAAATTTGAGGAAGATCACAGGTCATCCTCACGCACAAGCCACCTGCCTTAAACAACTGCTTTTGCTTCAGCTGGACTTAATAgagcagcaacagcaacagcTGCAGTCTAAGGACAAGGAAATAGATGAACTCAAATCAGACAGAGATACG TTGCTTGCCCGAATTGAGCGGATGGAGCGTCGTTTGCAGTTGGTAAGCAAGGAACCACGTGACAAGAGGCTCTTCCAGCCATTAGAGAGATGGGTCCCTGACACGGATGACTTTTGGGAATCAGATTTGGGGGACAGCCCTCAAACTCAGACATCTAAGTCAAGTGGCAAAGTGCAAAAGAG GAAGATGAACATGTTAGAAACAAAGATGCAGAGGTCAAGGGGTAAGTCCTCAAGAATGACCCCCCAAAAATCAGATGCAGGAGAGACGTCGCCATGTCAGCATGACCTGCGAAGCAAAGAGACCCCAGAGAAGACGAACGTTGTGAAATCATCTGGACAGACTGACCTGCATCCAGAGGGAGAAGACAGCAGAGAAACCGAAGAGCTTCCATACATGACAACAACCGAGATGTACCTATGCTGCTGGCAGCAACCTCCAGCCTCTCCGTTACAGGAAGAGTGTCCAAAGAAAGAAGAGGATGTTGCAA TCCCATCATGGAGGGAAAACATCATGGAACCCCTCCAGGAGGAGGATGCAGCTGACATCCCCGAA AATCTTGATGACGGTGTTTTTCTGAAACGGCACGCAAAGTTAGAACTGGACGAGAAGAGACGAAAAAG ATGGGACATTCAGAGAATTCGTGAACAGCGTATGCTTCAAAGACTCCAGCAGCGcatggagaagaaaaaaacgAATGTTCAGGAGAGCGAGCCAGAAGTGTCCTCGTTTCATCCCGATTTGGACAGTG TGGAGGCAATCCTAGTCACACCCTTTCTGCCAGTAGTGGCGTTTGGTCGGCCTCTGCCTAATTTACCTGCACA GAACTTTGAGTTGCCCTGGCTTGATGAAAGAAGTCGATGTCGCATTGAAAACCAGAAGAAACAAACTCCCCACAGGACCTGTCGGAAATAA
- the chmp2a gene encoding charged multivesicular body protein 2a, with protein sequence MEFLFGRRKTPEEMLRQNQRALNRAMRDLDRERQRLEQQEKKIIADIKKMAKQGQMDAVKIMAKDLVRTRRYVKKFIMMRANIQAVSLKIQTLKSNNSMAQAMKGVTKAMATMNRQLKLPQIQKIMMEFERQSEIMDMKEEMMNDAIDDAMGDEDDEEESDAVVSQVLDELGLTLSDELSNLPSTGGSLSVAAGKKAEPQPTLADADADLEERLNNLRRD encoded by the exons ATGGAGTTCCTGTTTGGAAGGAGAAAGACTCCAGAAGAGATGCTCAGACAGAATCAGAGAGCGTTAAATAGAGCCATGCGAGATCTTGACAGAGAACGCCAGAGGCTGGAGCAACaggaaaagaaaataattgCTGACATTAAGAAAATGGCCAAACAAGGACAGATG GATGCTGTGAAGATCATGGCTAAGGACTTGGTCCGCACAAGACGATATGTTAAGAAATTCATCATGATGAGAGCCAATATTCAAGCTGTAAGCCTTAAAATCCAAACCCTCAAATCAAACAACAGCATGGCACAGGCTATGAAAGGAGTCACCAAAGCTATGGCCACCATGAACAGACAG TTGAAGTTGCCACAGATTCAGAAGATCATGATGGAGTTTGAGCGCCAAAGTGAAATCATGGACATGAAGGAGGAGATGATGAATGATGCAATCGATGATGCAATGGGAGATGAAGACGATGAAGAGGAGAG TGATGCTGTGGTTTCTCAAGTTCTGGATGAGCTGGGTCTGACTCTGTCTGACGAACTTTCAA ACCTGCCTTCTACTGGAGGGAGCCTTTCGGTTGCAGCTGGGAAGAAAGCTGAACCGCAGCCTACACTGGCAGATGCTGATGCTGACTTGGAGGAGAGGCTGAACAACCTCAGGAGAGACTGA